A region of the Haematobia irritans isolate KBUSLIRL chromosome 5, ASM5000362v1, whole genome shotgun sequence genome:
TTTTCCGTGTAACCAATGAGATTTTGTTCTACAAGACAAAgagtttattatatattatatcaaaaatatcaattatgATTTGGGCATTGCATTCACTTACCAAGTACTTCTGGGGCCAACCAATTAAGACTTCGTACGCTTTGAGGAGGTAGATTATGTAAGACGGTAACCCGACCGCCATGTGAATGAAAACTGGTACAATCACGAAATCCCGTTAGTACGGCCTTTGTTTGATTCAGGAGTATATGACTAGCACGTATAGAACGATGTACATAGCCCCGACGATGTAAATAATCGAGTCCAGATAAAACATCACGCATAATGAGAGCGATGAAAATTTCGGGAAAGCCTGTAATTAATGAATACCATCGACCAATTTCCTACTACATTTTTCGAaaacgtatttttttaataatccatATAAAGCTGTTagcgacataccaacagattcttacACCCAACAATCCCGATACCTCAGATCGAATATTATATCGCAATTTAGGTCTAGTTAGGATATGTTTTGACTGTCATTTCCACCGGTTCGACTCACCTGTTCTAAAACAATTTGCTATTGTGTCTCGACAACTACCAAAGCACATTAACGGTGACACACAATACAAATCACTGCCATTAACAAATGCTGTATAGAATGTATGCAAATTTGGATGACTAAAAAGTCTCATAATCAAAACATCATCTTGTATATTATCCTGTTTGCCATTTctatccaaattgtatttcttaactGCTACATATTGTTGATTGGGCAGATATTTTGCCATGTATACAACACCATTGGAGCATCGGGCTAATTCTAATTTTATATCATAATCGTTGATATTCCAACCGAACATTATTGGTTAAAAGTTCTACtcctaagtttttttttaaaccttAAATATAACTTTGGAGTAAATTTCCCCTAATACAAAATGTCACAAATCATATGTTTGTAAACAAGAGGAGGCTTTCTAGGGGCAAATCAAAGTATCAATAAAGATCTGGTTATTCAACCGTAAACGTACTTCTGGCGCATTAAAGATGGGGTACTATATTCGGTTTTCGAGCAGAAAAGcaatatatttaaaaagtttttttctgggAATTCATTAGATTTAGTACGTGAAATTTATCTAATCAATGGGTTGGGACTGTTTCATACAAGTTTTGATAAGATGTATAAATGTAGCCGAATAAAAATTTACGTTGCTCAAACGTCACGTTGCAACGGGGCTGCCACATTCCTTTCTTTGTAATTTGCCTTGAACCATAGTCTGGCAACATTCTGATCCGGCAAATTTTGAGAGAGAATTTCATTTGGGACATTGTTTTGGAGAAACATTTGGTGGCGTACAGAAACATTTGGTGGCGTAGAAAATAGAATTCATGCATTAATATTCTTCTTCtaatatttttcgtaaaaactttaattcgatttgaatttatttaaaacaagcaCAACGAAAGCAAATTTTAGAATGCTTAATGTTGATATTAAGGCATTAAAAAATAAACGGAACAATCTTCGCGAGAAATTAGAGAAGCGAAAAAAAGAACGTCATGGTATTTTAACATCAACGGGTTCGCCATCTACGAAGCAGGAATTAATTGATGAAGAAGAAATAGACGGAAATGCTTCTTTGGCTAGAAAGGGCGAAACGGGTATGTTATATATTTGAAGTACAAGTAGCGCTATTTATTTATAGCACGCTCATTTTATAGAATCCGATACTGCCGTTGAGCAGGCACTTATGGAAATTTTAAGCTCCCAATCATTGGTGTTACCGATTATATCTACGCAGTTGCTGGAAAAGGTGTCTGCAATAGCAAAAACATCTATAAGCAAAGACAGTGTAAATTATGTACTGAATAAACTGGCAAAACAAGGCGCAGTGTGCATCAAACGTGTAACCATTGGCGGTGAAGTTGGTTGCGAAGTTATTTCAGTGGAAACTAAAATTCTATTAGATCTCTACAAGGCATTTATAAATGACAACTTTGATCTTACCGAGGAGATCAAaaggaaatacaaaattttgtgtgagTAGTACTTTCATACAATTAGTCCAATATTTTACTATCGTTTCCCATTCTGCTTCAAGTTGAGGAAGAAGGCTTGTTGGAAGACAGTATTAGCAATGACAAACCAGATGAAACCGAGGAGAATGCTGATCGCAAAGAATCGGGAGCAAATCCAGATTCTGATGATATTATGGTAAAATGGCGAATAATTCTATAGTGCCAAGTTTGGTAATCGCTAAATGATTTTTTCTAGTCTCTTCTCTCAATGCCCTCCACTCGTGAAAAACAAAGCAAACAGGTGGGCGaagaaattcttgagctactaACAAAGCCTACAGCAAAAGAACGCTCTGTAGCGGAAAAATTCAAATCTCATGGTGGCGCTCAAGTGATGGAATTCTGTCCTCATGGGACAAAGGTTGAATGTATGAAGGCCCAACAAGCTACTGCTGAATTAGATGCAAAAAAGAAAAGGGAACTGAAGTTACAAAAGCAGCAGCTGAAACTTGCGAAACAAAGTCGGCCAACAGCAACTGAGAGTAATACAGAGGAAACCGAAGCAAACGAGGAATCGGCTAGCAAACGTCTTAAACCCAACGAATCAGAGGGAGATGTTGACGCAGTTCGCGAGAAACCCGACGAAAATGAAGCCGAAGATGGTGAAATTGTTACCGATACTGCTGCAAAAGACGATGTTGAGGAAGAAGAACCAGTTGAAGAAATAATCGACGAAAATTGCAGTGCAACAAATAAATGCACAAAATTGCACTTCAAAAAAATCATCCAATCACACACCGATGAATCCTTAGGTGATTGTAGTTTCCTAAACACATGCTTCCATATGGCCACTTGCAAATATGTTCACTATGAAGTGGACACATTGCCCAACATAAATACAAATCAACCTGTTGATGTCAAAACTAATAGGTGCATAAAGCGTAGTATTGATCCGAATGTTACCTTATATCCACCCCAATGGATTCAATGTGATTTAAGATTTTTGGATATGACAGTTTTGGGCAAATTTGCAGTAGTTATGGCAGATCCACCATGGGATATACATATGGAATTACCTTATGGTTAGtgtaattatattattatttatgcTTTTGCTTTCATAAGTTTATTCCAATAAGGTACAATGTCTGATGATGAAATGCGAGAACTGGGGGTCCCAGCTTTACAAGATGATGGCTTGATATTTCTATGGGTTACAGGAAGAGCCATGGAATTGGGTCGGGAATGTCTTACACTATGGGGGTAAGAATGACTCCCTTTCAATTCTACCGATTTCACATTGATATCATCTCAATTCTTTTTTCCAGTTATGAACGAGTTGATGAATTGATTTGGGTTAAAACTAACCAATTACAACGAATTATACGTACGGGACGTACTGGACATTGGCTTAACCACGGAAAGGAACATTGTCTTGTGGGAATGAAAGGAAATCCCAAAAATCTCAATCGCGGTTTAGATGGAGGTACGTACAACATATATGAATTTGATTGAGTTGTATACCATTACATCGATACTCTTCTAGATGTCATAGTTGCTGAAGTTCGTGCAACTTCACACAAACCTGATGAAATTTATGGCATTATTGAGCGCCTTAGTCCAGGCTCACGtaaaatcgaattatttggaagACCTCATAACGTTCAGCCGAACTGGATAACTTTGGGGAACCAATTGGATGGCATTCGTTTGGTTGATCCTGAGTTAATAACACAATTTCAGAAACGTTATCCCGATGGAAATTGTATGGCTCCTACCACAACTACAGtagttaagaaataaaaacaaacttatcCTGTAGATGATATCTACTTAGTCGATAATAAGATATAAACAATAAGTTCAATAAAGGCAAATGTTTTTCTATTGtagtaatttgaaaaaatatacaggtttgtgtcttaaaatttttatagaaataaaattttgacaaaattttctaaacaaaaaatctatgaaaatttgtatggaaataaaattgtaacaaaattttctataaaaataaaatggtaccaaattttctatagaaatataattttgtctaaattttctataaaaataaaattttgacaaaattttctataaaaataaaattttgacaaaattttctatggaaattaaatttcgacaaaattatctagagaaatataattttggttaaattttctatagaaatataattttgtctaaattttctatagaaataaaattttgacaaaattttttatagaaataaaattttaacaaaattttctatagaaataaaattttgacaaaattttctagagaaatataattttgacaacattttctatggaaataaaattttaacacaattttctatagaaataaaattttgacaaaattatctatagaaataaaattttgacaaaattttctatggaaataaaatttagacaaaattttctagagaaatataattttggttaaattttctatagaaatataattttggttaagttttctattaaaatataattttgacaacattttctataaaaataaaattttgacaaaattttctataaaaataaaattttgacaaaattttctatagaaataaaattttgaaaaaattttgtatggaaataaaattttgacaaaattttgtatggaaataaaattttctgtagaaataaaattttaacaaaattttctatagaaataaaattttgacaaaattttctatagaaataaaattttgacaaaattttccatagaaatacaattttcgtaaaattttctataggaataaaattttagcaaaattttctgtagaaataacattttgacaaaattttccatagaaataaaattttggcgaaattttccatagaaataaaatttcgacgaaatattctatagaaataaaattcagataacatttgctacagaaataaaattattaaaaaaataaattataattatattgaAATTGATTTCTTCACTTTTAAGTAAATGGATTATGAACTATTAAATATTGATATGGGCTAACATGTGACATTCAACACcctaagaaatttgttagtagaagCAGCAGTAATGTCTGCTAAAACAGAAAAAACAGCAAAATTCAGTTTCACTAACAAATTTCTCTGGATGTAGGAATATTGGACATCTTGAACATCCTTAGGACAAcatttaaaaaccaaaaaatttaagaattgtcggagttctaagggcagcgttctggccgatctgtatgttattccgctGCGTGTCGCTTGATTCAGATATCCACGTTGGCGCTGCATCGTTTACCATTGGCTGGCCAAttgctttatatagaaaattttgtcaaaatttaatttctatagaaaatttggtcaaaattttatttctatagaaaatttagccaaaattatatttctctagaaaattttataaaaatgttatttctatagaaattttgagaaaagtttatttctatagaaaatgttgtcaaaatttttttatatagatctctctctcaatttttacacgggtatagaaaaatttgccaatttttttttctataaagaattttgtcgaaattttatttctatggaaaatttcatcgagattttatttctatagaaaattttgtcaaaatttttttatatagaaaacgttaaaattttatttctgtagaaaattttgtcaaaattttatttctatagaaaattttgtgaaaattgtattaccatagaaaatgttgtcaacattttatttctatagaaaattttgtcaaaattttatttccatagaaaattttgtcaattttttttttatagaaaattttatcaaaattatgttttaatggaaaatttaaccaaaattatatttctctagaaaattttgtcaaaattttatttctattgatcatttttttaattttatttctgtagaacattttgtcacaattttatttctgtagaaaattttttcaaaattttattaccatagaaaattttgtcaacattttatttctatagaaaattttgtcaaaattttatttctatagaaaattttgtcaaaattttatttctatagaaatttttgtcaaaattgtatttctatagaaaattttgtgaaaattttatttctatagaaaattttgtcaacattttatttccatacaaaattttgtcaaaattttatttccatagaaaattttgtcaaaattttttttatagaaaattttatcaaaattattgtttaatggaaaatttaaccaaaattatatttctctagaaaattttgtcaaaattttatttctatagaaaattttgtcaaaattttatttccatacaaaattttgtcaaaagcattgttgttgttttttattgcagcttaaaaccatacattgactaaactacaagtgtagcttaaccaacagagaaaaagaatgtttgtcaaatttatttgggcaaagccctatagactgcaagatggttggatgtttgtcaaaattttatttccatagaaaattttgtcaaaattgtatttttatagaaaattttatcaaaattatattttaatagaaaatttaaccaaaattatatttctctagaaaatttttgtcaaaattttatttttttatttttatagaaaattttgccaaaattttatttctatagaaaattttgacaaaatttattttctatagaaaattttgtcaaaattttatttctatagaaaattttgtcaaaattttatttctatagaaaattttgtcaaaattttatttctatagaaaattttgtcaaaattttatttctatagaaaatttttcaaaactttatttctatagaaaattttaccaaaattttatttctatggaaaattttaattctatagaattttttttcaaatctttatttctattgaaaaaaaaaaccgaataaagtttctataaaaaaattcgatgaaattttcttagaaaatttttctgtagaaaaaaatttagaagacattttctatacataaccaaattttgtctgtagaagaaaaaattgacgaaattatttatagaaataaaacttcgacgccGCAAGCTTGGTCAGTTCCTAATAAAACACATATTTGAGTACTTTTTGCaattattttctcaattttggtttttattatcTATACaataaacgtaattttagaattAAATACATAATCATTTGTTTTGTGATTTGTgttggatttttgttttaattgtgtttagttatacaatatttttaccaGAGAAATATCAtataaggaaaatattggtgatCTGGTTCTGTTTCATAAACAAACTTCTATTGACAAAAGGATTTTATAGATACTTAATTAGTCCTTTAGAAGACACTAAATAAGCAAAGGACTTAGATAACCTTTGGGAGTATGGGATGCGAGATGATTATgaaataacttaaaaatttaatttaaaatcaagtatgtatgtatatgtttgctGTTGCAACATAACTAATTTTGATATTAGAAAGGAAGCTAAGATTGAAAGAGAGAGATAGGGATCATATCGatgtatatttatatacaaCACAATGTGATTTGGAGTAGTTAATATTAGAGttacaatataaaaatatatgcagGCTTGTTGACCATGTTTTCTTTGATTTGGGAGGGGGGTTCCATTGCTGTTAGCATATTTTTGGCTATGTATGTAAAGATGAGACAATTTGTGGTTTATTTGTAGGGATAGCGTTTCATCATGATGGAAACGTGGTCGTCTTATATTGATAACATTGCTTAATCCTTGGAATAAAACTAATGAACCGTTTCCGTAGCTTGCTTTGGGATAGTTGTAGTGACGAATAAAGTTAAGTATATGTACACACACGCATTGGTGATAGGTGAACGCTAAAACTAACAATGTTCCATTTGTTGGAGGACTAGCACGGATTGTTCAATGGGTGGGCGATGTAAGACTGTGTACCGCTTTTAAGACTACAAAACCCAAGACAGTTGCTGCCGCTACACCCAGACCAGCTTTCCACCAGAGAGTAGGGTCCTCCGTCATAAGGCCAAATTGACGTAAATGACTGGATgttgaaaataaagaaaaataatatattaattttattcatgTATAACAATGCAAAAGAAGAACATAATAGAAAAAAGCATTAAATTAGGAGTAAATGGGGATCTATACATATAACTTACGGTCttgttaataacaaaaaaaattatagaatgaTACAAAAGTGAATCAAtggatgaaaacaaaaaaattgtgaacaattaacttttttacatatcgaaggaaaaaataatcataaaatcagtaaaaatcaaaaatgtttataacagAAGAGTTGTGTTATGAAGGAAGCATGTAGCGAAAGGGTGCTATTGCAACAATTTgccagttttttttaatataattagcATTTCGTGGTGTTTGTTGATGTTAGGAATTTGCTCAAACACTCGCACAAAAACATCgagtagaaaagaaaaaaaagacaTTGATATTGGATATTAACGACAGTTTTTAGTAGATATTTTAAACTTACGACGATTCCCACAGCTGTACGAACCTTTGCTTGTAAAATAGTATCCATGCGGCTTGAAAGCgtctaaaaattgtttgttttttttcatttcattttcatgtgTGGCAAATTGCAAATgtgtatattttcaaaatagggtgtttgtttttgtcattaatttattttcatataccACAAACCACAGTAAATGACATTTTGTTTAACATATCACACCACCATGTTTGTatattgaaaaaagaaaaataaaaatatgtattattAATATCAATTATATTTCCTAATGAAGAGATTTATTTCACTGTGTTTGTGTATGGAAAGATATTGTCAAGGAAATACATTTTGGGAGAGAATCCAAATATCTCCAATGCACGGTGatcttttttattgtattatatcGTCGAAGTTCTGATATTCTGAGTAATTTTGATAACCATAAGTCGaatgaaaatttgtataaaaaaactaGATTCTTAAATGAAACCATTCTTATTCAGAACATCGGCgatatatttaaatgtaattaaaaaaataggcaatatataataaaactttAGACAATAAATGGGTTAAAAAACAAACCATTAGCTAAGATGCTTTAAAATTGATTTGGTAATGATcataaaataaatctttaataatgggctgatttaattttattttaaaataaattaaacaaaatttatggataaaaataaaataaatatattggcctcaatttaattaatttatgttaactttataaataagaaaatttgatgTGCGGGAATACCacacacataattttttttaattggatcaattaattttttaattgatactatcatttctgcgattgaagagatttcaattaaaaattacatgGACCAATTAatcttgtgattgaagacaaaaaatatgttttgtgtgttggttgaattctaccaaaacttgtagattttttactgtttggtagattgatagaattcttgaagttttggtagattttgcaaaatatacctctccaactaagagctacttaaattaaaaaaaaaataaagacaattttctatacaaataaaatttagagaacattttttatagaaataaaatttggtgattttttttttagaaatagaaataaaaagttttctatataaataaaatgatgagaaaattttccacagaaaaaaaattgagaaaactttctataaaaaaaaattaagaaaattttctatggaaatgaaattttaaaaaaattcctatggaaattaaattttgagatttttttatagaaattttatagatttttttttagaaattttatagatttttttatagaaataaaattttgacaaaattttctatagaaataaaattttgtcaaaattttctataaattcaatattttaaaaaattttacattatttacaatttaaaatgcgagctaattggacatgaagattaaggaattgatattattatgCCATTGaaaaaaatgccagatacccatcttacaagcctgactatacatatgttgtTGCAGTAATGTAATAACAAATTGAAAtcgaaaaaataaga
Encoded here:
- the Stlk gene encoding ste20-like kinase, with amino-acid sequence MFGWNINDYDIKLELARCSNGVVYMAKYLPNQQYVAVKKYNLDRNGKQDNIQDDVLIMRLFSHPNLHTFYTAFVNGSDLYCVSPLMCFGSCRDTIANCFRTGFPEIFIALIMRDVLSGLDYLHRRGYVHRSIRASHILLNQTKAVLTGFRDCTSFHSHGGRVTVLHNLPPQSVRSLNWLAPEVLEQNLIGYTEKSDIYSIGITCCELANGVEPFADSQPTFMFTEKIRGNVPTLLDRSTCPAVDEMIDIIATANKTDSTIAAETQQKYLDRMFSDEFHQFTEICMEKKPANRWSALQLLSHSFFKQCRHSSILDVTQRLGMQLSDYEELRDESLQLNNEMNNLCINDDNTWQWEF
- the Mettl3 gene encoding methyltransferase like 3, which encodes MLNVDIKALKNKRNNLREKLEKRKKERHGILTSTGSPSTKQELIDEEEIDGNASLARKGETESDTAVEQALMEILSSQSLVLPIISTQLLEKVSAIAKTSISKDSVNYVLNKLAKQGAVCIKRVTIGGEVGCEVISVETKILLDLYKAFINDNFDLTEEIKRKYKILFEEEGLLEDSISNDKPDETEENADRKESGANPDSDDIMSLLSMPSTREKQSKQVGEEILELLTKPTAKERSVAEKFKSHGGAQVMEFCPHGTKVECMKAQQATAELDAKKKRELKLQKQQLKLAKQSRPTATESNTEETEANEESASKRLKPNESEGDVDAVREKPDENEAEDGEIVTDTAAKDDVEEEEPVEEIIDENCSATNKCTKLHFKKIIQSHTDESLGDCSFLNTCFHMATCKYVHYEVDTLPNINTNQPVDVKTNRCIKRSIDPNVTLYPPQWIQCDLRFLDMTVLGKFAVVMADPPWDIHMELPYGTMSDDEMRELGVPALQDDGLIFLWVTGRAMELGRECLTLWGYERVDELIWVKTNQLQRIIRTGRTGHWLNHGKEHCLVGMKGNPKNLNRGLDGDVIVAEVRATSHKPDEIYGIIERLSPGSRKIELFGRPHNVQPNWITLGNQLDGIRLVDPELITQFQKRYPDGNCMAPTTTTVVKK